A DNA window from Brassica napus cultivar Da-Ae chromosome C1, Da-Ae, whole genome shotgun sequence contains the following coding sequences:
- the LOC106356757 gene encoding sugar transport protein 10-like has product MAGGAFVSEGGSGGRDYEGGVTVFVVITCMVAAMGGLLFGYDLGISGGVTSMDEFLSKFFPQLEKQRVKAKHETAYCKFDDQKLQLFTSSLYLAALVASFVASVVTRKYGRKVSMFTGGLAFLTGALINAFAINVTMLIIGRLLLGVGVGFANQSTPVYLSEMAPAKIRGALNICFQVAITSGILVANLINYGTSNMAKNGWRVSLGLAAVPAILMVIGSFFLPDTPNSMLERGKYEEAKQMLKKVRGTENVDHEFQDIRDACQAAKKVEHPWKNIRQSKYRPALVFCSAIPFFQQITGINVIMFYAPVLFKTLGFGDDAALMSAVITGVVNVLATFVSLYSVDRFGRRFLFLEGGIQMFICQILVGSFIGLKFGTTGTGTLTPATADWILVFICVYVAGFAWSWGPLGWLVPSEICPLEIRPAGQAINVSVNMFFTFLIGQFFLTMLCHMKFGLFYFFAGMVAIMTIFIYFLFPETRGVPIEEMGRVWKQHWFWKSYIPDDAVIGGHDEN; this is encoded by the exons atggCAGGAGGAGCTTTTGTGTCAGAAGGAGGAAGTGGTGGAAGAGATTATGAAGGAGGAGTCACAGTTTTCGTTGTCATAACATGTATGGTTGCAGCCATGGGAGGTCTCCTCTTTGGTTATGACCTTGGAATCTCAGGAGGTGTGACATCAATGGATGAGTTTCTTAGCAAGTTCTTCCCACAATTAGAGAAGCAAAGGGTAAAGGCGAAGCACGAGACGGCTTACTGCAAATTTGATGACCAAAAGCTCCAATTGTTTACTTCTTCTCTCTACTTAGCAGCTTTGGTAGCTTCCTTTGTGGCTTCGGTTGTTACTAGGAAGTATGGACGAAAGGTTTCCATGTTTACCGGTGGACTTGCTTTCCTCACCGGTGCACTGATCAACGCCTTTGCCATTAATGTCACAATGCTCATCATCGGTAGACTTTTGCTCGGTGTAGGTGTGGGATTTGCTAATCAG tcAACTCCGGTTTACCTCTCGGAAATggctccagcaaagataagaggAGCGCTAAACATTTGTTTCCAGGTGGCTATTACGTCTGGAATCTTGGTGGCGAATCTGATCAACTATGGAACATCTAATATGGCTAAAAATGGGTGGAGGGTTTCTTTAGGTTTAGCAGCTGTTCCAGCAATTCTTATGGTGATCGGATCATTCTTTTTGCCCGATACACCAAACTCAATGCTTGAGAGAGGCAAATACGAGGAAGCAAAACAAATGTTGAAGAAAGTACGAGGAACGGAAAACGTTGACCATGAGTTTCAAGATATACGCGATGCATGTCAAGCTGCTAAAAAGGTAGAACATCCATGGAAAAACATCAGGCAGAGCAAATACAGACCGGCTTTAGTCTTCTGCTCGGCCATTCCCTTTTTCCAGCAGATTACTGGAATTAATGTCATTATGTTCTACGCTCCTGTTCTCTTCAAGACTCTTGGTTTTGGAGATGATGCTGCTCTTATGTCGGCTGTAATAACCGGTGTAGTTAACGTGCTCGCGACCTTTGTCTCCCTATACTCGGTTGATAGATTTGGAAGAAGGTTTCTTTTCCTTGAAGGTGGCATTCAAATGTTCATATGTCAG ATTCTTGTTGGTTCATTTATCGGTTTAAAATTCGGAACCACGGGAACCGGAACCTTGACACCAGCAACAGCAGACTGGATTCTTGTTTTCATATGTGTGTACGTTGCTGGATTTGCATGGTCATGGGGTCCATTGGGTTGGTTAGTACCCAGTGAGATATGTCCATTGGAAATCAGACCAGCTGGACAAGCCATCAACGTCTCAGTCAACATGTTCTTCACTTTCCTCATCGGTCAATTCTTCTTGACAATGCTTTGTCACATGAAGTTTGGTCTCTTCTACTTCTTTGCAGGCATGGTTGCCATCATGACCATCTTCATCTACTTTTTGTTTCCGGAGACCAGAGGTGTTCCCATTGAAGAGATGGGAAGAGTTTGGAAGCAACATTGGTTCTGGAAAAGTTACATTCCAGATGACGCAGTTATTGGTGGACATGATGAAAACTAA
- the LOC106352974 gene encoding sugar transport protein 4-like: MAGGFVSQTPGVRNYNYKLTPKVFVTCFIGAFGGLIFGYDLGISGGVTQMEPFLEEFFPDVHRKMKSAHQNEYCRFDSQLLTLFTSSLYLAALVSSLFASTITRVFGRKWSMFLGGFTFFVGSAFNGFAQNIAMLLIGRILLGFGVGFANQSVPVYLSEMAPPNLRGAFNNGFQVAIIFGIVVATIINYFTAQLKGNIGWRISLGLACVPAMMIMIGALILPDTPNSLIERGFTDKAKQMLQSIRGTNEVDEEFQDLTDASEESKQVKHPWKNILLPRYRPQLIITCFIPFFQQLTGINVITFYAPVLFQTLGFGSKASLLSAMVTGIIELLCTFVSVFTVDRFGRRVLFLQGGIQMLISQIAIGVMIGVKFGTVGTGNIGKTDANLIVALICIYVAGFAWSWGPLGWLVPSEISPLEIRSAAQAINVAVNMFFTFLVAQLFLTMLCHMKFGLFFFFAVFVFIMTIFIYLMLPETKNVPIEEMNRVWKAHWFWGRFIPDEAVGVSAAEMQQKSV; the protein is encoded by the exons ATGGCCGGAGGGTTCGTCAGTCAAACGCCGGGAGTTCGTAATTATAATTACAAACTGACACCGAAAGTGTTCGTAACATGTTTCATCGGTGCCTTTGGTGGTCTCATCTTCGGATACGATCTCGGGATCtcag GAGGGGTAACCCAAATGGAGCCCTTCTTGGAAGAGTTTTTCCCTGACGTGCACAGGAAGATGAAGAGCGCACACCAGAACGAGTACTGTCGTTTCGATAGTCAGCTCCTCACTCTCTTCACTTCATCTCTCTATTTAGCGGCTTTGGTCTCTTCCTTGTTCGCCTCCACTATAACCCGAGTTTTCGGAAGGAAATGGTCCATGTTCCTCGGTGGTTTCACCTTCTTCGTCGGCTCTGCTTTCAATGGATTTGCCCAAAACATTGCCATGCTTCTCATCGGTCGTATTCTACTGGGTTTCGGTGTCGGATTCGCCAACCAA TCTGTTCCGGTTTATCTCTCGGAAATGGCTCCTCCGAATCTAAGAGGAGCGTTCAACAATGGGTTTCAAGTAGCGATTATATTCGGTATCGTTGTTGCAACCATCATCAACTACTTCACTGCACAGCTGAAAGGCAACATCGGATGGAGAATCTCACTAGGGTTAGCTTGTGTCCCTGCAATGATGATCATGATCGGAGCTTTGATCCTTCCCGACACGCCGAACTCGCTCATCGAACGTGGCTTCACCGACAAGGCCAAGCAAATGCTTCAATCTATCCGAGGAACCAATGAAGTTGATGAAGAGTTTCAAGATCTCACTGATGCGAGTGAGGAGTCTAAGCAAGTGAAACACCCGTGGAAGAATATCTTGCTCCCTCGTTACAGACCACAATTGATCATAACTTGCTTCATTCCTTTCTTCCAGCAGCTTACCGGAATCAATGTCATTACATTTTATGCGCCTGTTCTGTTCCAAACCCTAGGATTCGGTAGCAAAGCCTCGCTCTTATCGGCTATGGTTACGGGAATCATCGAGCTCTTGTGTACCTTCGTCTCTGTTTTCACTGTGGATAGGTTCGGAAGAAGAGTCTTGTTCCTCCAGGGAGGTATCCAGATGCTTATCTCTCAG ATTGCTATTGGTGTCATGATAGGAGTCAAATTTGGAACGGTTGGAACAGGGAACATAGGGAAAACAGATGCTAATCTGATCGTGGCACTGATCTGTATCTATGTAGCCGGTTTCGCCTGGTCATGGGGACCGTTGGGATGGCTGGTACCTAGTGAGATATCTCCACTAGAGATACGATCCGCAGCTCAAGCCATAAACGTAGCGGTCAACATGTTCTTCACATTCCTTGTAGCTCAGCTATTCCTTACAATGCTCTGTCACATGAAGTTCGGactattcttcttcttcgcggTGTTTGTCTTCATAATGACGATATTTATCTACTTGATGTTGCCTGAGACGAAGAATGTACCAATAGAAGAGATGAACAGAGTGTGGAAAGCACACTGGTTCTGGGGAAGGTTTATACCTGATGAAGCTGTTGGTGTTAGCGCTGCTGAGATGCAACAAAAGTCTGTATGA